The following are encoded in a window of Brachyhypopomus gauderio isolate BG-103 chromosome 18, BGAUD_0.2, whole genome shotgun sequence genomic DNA:
- the LOC143481487 gene encoding complement factor B-like isoform X1 — translation MVSVLSLILFSFIIGYCPLVTGGPTSHQCSDRNLAIQGGRLTLSKMYNDGSVLKYHCPEGYYPHPVVIRKCFRGQWDPAPSRKQPQCKRVTCPNPNVLKNGVVDPYKKIYYVNDTTTYRCNSDYTFRGSSTRVCQANGKWSGGTPICSRNYDHCPDPGTPPGASRTGHIFNIDDTVTYRCNNKLMLLGSKIRVCQDDGQWSGQEPECYAVFTYDTPEEVAEAFSSSLQTTLIMHEETGKEGKRIKLEQGGKLDIYIALDASDSIDENDFNEAKSIIKQLIEKIRYYQVSPNYEIIIFATEVTRIVSIADYKRNDDEKLDKVLRDLEGFNYDAKGIKTGTDISKAYGAILESISFEKTRNPKAFNDIHHVIIMFTDGLYNIGGNPIHNIRAIQDEVFYDQMEKRDEYLDLYVFGVGNEVLKEDIDGWVTKRRDEKHFYSLRNIENVQETFDQMIDESTSVSLCGLYRDYDDGTPSSMRRRYPWLIKIDVTHEDGKISNCLGSLVTPKFILTAAHCFRIDDKSEKIKVEAPNARDILPKVKEYIPHPKFKVRGKVKEGISEFYEYDVALIELERSVIVDINLRTICIPCTKETSGALRLSSSGVTCKHHKEELMNNDLVNANFMSAKKANDDILPKKKVQIKQGHKRAACIEDAKKELKLTNANRIITDNFLCTGGIEQNHIDDISCKGDSGGATFVEQKSRVIQVGIISWGLKDICTDVTQSVVTARDFHTNLFSPEVQAFLKQYLGDGRRGAPLTFLKM, via the exons GTGGTCCAACTTCACATCAGTGCTCTGACAGAAACCTGGCCATTCAAGGAGGCAGATTAACTCTTTCCAAGATGTATAATGATGGTAGTGTATTGAAGTACCACTGCCCAGAGGGTTATTATCCACATCCTGTGGTAATTCGCAAATGTTTCAGAGGCCAGTGGGATCCTGCACCCAGCAGAAAACAGCCACAGTGCAAAC GGGTCACATGCCCTAATCCAAATGTTTTGAAAAATGGAGTTGTTGACCCCTACAAGAAGATTTACTACGTGAATGACACAACAACTTATAGGTGTAACTCTGATTACACATTCCGAGGTTCCTCCACACGAGTGTGCCAGGCTAATGGGAAATGGAGTGGTGGCACACCGATTTGTAGTCGTAACT ATGACCACTGCCCTGATCCTGGTACCCCCCCTGGTGCCAGCAGAACAGGCCACATCTTCAACATTGATGACACAGTTACCTACCGCTGCAATAACAAATTGATGTTGCTGGGTTCTAAAATTCGTGTGTGTCAGGATGATGGACAGTGGTCTGGGCAAGAACCGGAGTGCTATG CTGTTTTCACATATGACACTCCAGAGGAAGTAGCAGAGGCTTTCAGCAGTTCTCTACAGACTACGTTAATCATGCATGAGGAAACAG GTAAAGAAGGGAAGAGAATCAAACTGGAGCAGGGTGGGAAACTGGACATCTACATTGCCCTGGACGCATCTGACAGCATAGATGAAAATGATTTTAACGAAGCAAAGAGTATCATTAAGCAACTCATAGAAAAA ATTCGCTACTATCAGGTCTCCCCAAACTACGAAATCATTATTTTTGCCACAGAAGTGACAAGAATAGTTAGTATTGCAGATTACAAGCGGAATGATGATGAGAAACTGGATAAAGTTCTTCGGGACCTGGAAGGGTTTAATTATGATG CAAAAGGAATCAAAACAGGAACCGACATCTCAAAAGCATATGGAGCAATTCTGGAGAGCATCAGTTTTGAAAAGACCAGAAATCCAAAGGCCTTTAATGACATACATCATGTTATAATTATGTTTACTGATG GCCTTTATAATATAGGAGGGAACCCCATACATAATATTAGAGCAATCCAAGACGAAGTGTTCTATGACCAAATGGAGAAGCGTGATGAATATCTTG ATCTGTATGTGTTTGGTGTGGGCAATGAGGTGCTAAAAGAAGACATTGATGGCTGGGTAACAAAAAGACGAGATGAAAAGCATTTCTATTCACTCAGGAATATAGAAAAtgtgcaagaaacctttgatcAAATGATTG aTGAGAGCACtagtgtgagtctgtgtggaCTCTACAGAGACTATGATGATGGAACTCCATCATCCATGCGTCGTAGATACCCCTGGCTCATTAAGATTGATGTGACT CATGAGGATGGCAAAATATCAAACTGCTTAGGATCACTGGTTACTCCTAAATTTATTCTAACAGCTGCCCACTGCTTTAGGATTGATGATAAATCTGAAAAGATCAAAGTTGAGGCACCCAATGCTAGAG ACATATTACCAAAAGTGAAGGAATACATCCCTCACCCCAAATTCAAAGTTAGAGGTAaagtgaaggagggaatatcagaGTTCTACGAGTATGATGTGGCTCTCATTGAACTAGAGAGGAGTGTAATAGTTGACATTAATCTCAG AACCATATGCATCCCCTGTACCAAGGAGACGAGTGGGGCTCTAAGGTTGTCTTCCAGTGGTGTGACATGCAAACACCACA AGGAAGAACTGATGAATAATGATCTTGTGAATGCTAATTTCATGTCAGCTAAGAAAGCGAACGATGATATtcttccaaaaaaaaaagttcaaatcAAACAGGGACATAAG AGGGCTGCATGTATTGAAGATGCCAAAAAGGAATTAAAACTAACAAATGCTAATCGGATTATTACAGACAACTTCCTGTGCACTGGTGGGATTGAACAAAATCACATAGATGATATTTCCTGCAAAg GTGATTCTGGTGGTGCTACATTTGTGGAACAAAAGTCTCGTGTGATCCAG gTTGGCATCATCAGCTGGGGATTAAAGGATATTTGTACAGATGTAACACAGTCTGTGGTAACAGCCAGAGACTTCCACACAAACCTCTTCAGTCCAGAAGTGCAGGCTTTCCTTAAGCAATACCTGGGTGATGGAAGAAGAGGTGCTCCTCTAACGTTTCTGAAAATGTAG
- the LOC143481487 gene encoding complement factor B-like isoform X2, giving the protein MVSVLSLILFSFIIGYCPLVTGGPTSHQCSDRNLAIQGGRLTLSKMYNDGSVLKYHCPEGYYPHPVVIRKCFRGQWDPAPSRKQPQCKRVTCPNPNVLKNGVVDPYKKIYYVNDTTTYRCNSDYTFRGSSTRVCQANGKWSGGTPICSRNYDHCPDPGTPPGASRTGHIFNIDDTVTYRCNNKLMLLGSKIRVCQDDGQWSGQEPECYAVFTYDTPEEVAEAFSSSLQTTLIMHEETGKEGKRIKLEQGGKLDIYIALDASDSIDENDFNEAKSIIKQLIEKIRYYQVSPNYEIIIFATEVTRIVSIADYKRNDDEKLDKVLRDLEGFNYDAKGIKTGTDISKAYGAILESISFEKTRNPKAFNDIHHVIIMFTDGLYNIGGNPIHNIRAIQDEVFYDQMEKRDEYLDLYVFGVGNEVLKEDIDGWVTKRRDEKHFYSLRNIENVQETFDQMIDESTSVSLCGLYRDYDDGTPSSMRRRYPWLIKIDVTHEDGKISNCLGSLVTPKFILTAAHCFRIDDKSEKIKVEAPNARDILPKVKEYIPHPKFKVRGKVKEGISEFYEYDVALIELERSVIVDINLRTICIPCTKETSGALRLSSSGVTCKHHKEELMNNDLVNANFMSAKKANDDILPKKKVQIKQGHKRAACIEDAKKELKLTNANRIITDNFLCTGGIEQNHIDDISCKGDSGGATFVEQKSRVIQVGIISWGLKDICTDKTQSVETARDFHTNLFSPEVQAFLKQYLGDGKRGAPLTFL; this is encoded by the exons GTGGTCCAACTTCACATCAGTGCTCTGACAGAAACCTGGCCATTCAAGGAGGCAGATTAACTCTTTCCAAGATGTATAATGATGGTAGTGTATTGAAGTACCACTGCCCAGAGGGTTATTATCCACATCCTGTGGTAATTCGCAAATGTTTCAGAGGCCAGTGGGATCCTGCACCCAGCAGAAAACAGCCACAGTGCAAAC GGGTCACATGCCCTAATCCAAATGTTTTGAAAAATGGAGTTGTTGACCCCTACAAGAAGATTTACTACGTGAATGACACAACAACTTATAGGTGTAACTCTGATTACACATTCCGAGGTTCCTCCACACGAGTGTGCCAGGCTAATGGGAAATGGAGTGGTGGCACACCGATTTGTAGTCGTAACT ATGACCACTGCCCTGATCCTGGTACCCCCCCTGGTGCCAGCAGAACAGGCCACATCTTCAACATTGATGACACAGTTACCTACCGCTGCAATAACAAATTGATGTTGCTGGGTTCTAAAATTCGTGTGTGTCAGGATGATGGACAGTGGTCTGGGCAAGAACCGGAGTGCTATG CTGTTTTCACATATGACACTCCAGAGGAAGTAGCAGAGGCTTTCAGCAGTTCTCTACAGACTACGTTAATCATGCATGAGGAAACAG GTAAAGAAGGGAAGAGAATCAAACTGGAGCAGGGTGGGAAACTGGACATCTACATTGCCCTGGACGCATCTGACAGCATAGATGAAAATGATTTTAACGAAGCAAAGAGTATCATTAAGCAACTCATAGAAAAA ATTCGCTACTATCAGGTCTCCCCAAACTACGAAATCATTATTTTTGCCACAGAAGTGACAAGAATAGTTAGTATTGCAGATTACAAGCGGAATGATGATGAGAAACTGGATAAAGTTCTTCGGGACCTGGAAGGGTTTAATTATGATG CAAAAGGAATCAAAACAGGAACCGACATCTCAAAAGCATATGGAGCAATTCTGGAGAGCATCAGTTTTGAAAAGACCAGAAATCCAAAGGCCTTTAATGACATACATCATGTTATAATTATGTTTACTGATG GCCTTTATAATATAGGAGGGAACCCCATACATAATATTAGAGCAATCCAAGACGAAGTGTTCTATGACCAAATGGAGAAGCGTGATGAATATCTTG ATCTGTATGTGTTTGGTGTGGGCAATGAGGTGCTAAAAGAAGACATTGATGGCTGGGTAACAAAAAGACGAGATGAAAAGCATTTCTATTCACTCAGGAATATAGAAAAtgtgcaagaaacctttgatcAAATGATTG aTGAGAGCACtagtgtgagtctgtgtggaCTCTACAGAGACTATGATGATGGAACTCCATCATCCATGCGTCGTAGATACCCCTGGCTCATTAAGATTGATGTGACT CATGAGGATGGCAAAATATCAAACTGCTTAGGATCACTGGTTACTCCTAAATTTATTCTAACAGCTGCCCACTGCTTTAGGATTGATGATAAATCTGAAAAGATCAAAGTTGAGGCACCCAATGCTAGAG ACATATTACCAAAAGTGAAGGAATACATCCCTCACCCCAAATTCAAAGTTAGAGGTAaagtgaaggagggaatatcagaGTTCTACGAGTATGATGTGGCTCTCATTGAACTAGAGAGGAGTGTAATAGTTGACATTAATCTCAG AACCATATGCATCCCCTGTACCAAGGAGACGAGTGGGGCTCTAAGGTTGTCTTCCAGTGGTGTGACATGCAAACACCACA AGGAAGAACTGATGAATAATGATCTTGTGAATGCTAATTTCATGTCAGCTAAGAAAGCGAACGATGATATtcttccaaaaaaaaaagttcaaatcAAACAGGGACATAAG AGGGCTGCATGTATTGAAGATGCCAAAAAGGAATTAAAACTAACAAATGCTAATCGGATTATTACAGACAACTTCCTGTGCACTGGTGGGATTGAACAAAATCACATAGATGATATTTCCTGCAAAg GTGATTCTGGTGGTGCTACATTTGTGGAACAAAAGTCTCGTGTGATCCAG